In Nitrospirota bacterium, a single genomic region encodes these proteins:
- a CDS encoding DUF2934 domain-containing protein, whose amino-acid sequence MIKTRRPSGQPETQTAASPPDSEPASRTDDLYTRIAQRAYELYERRGREHGHDLDDWLAAERELLSR is encoded by the coding sequence GTGATCAAAACACGCAGGCCGTCCGGACAACCCGAGACGCAAACCGCCGCCTCTCCTCCCGACTCCGAGCCCGCTTCTCGGACCGACGATCTTTACACCAGGATCGCCCAACGGGCGTATGAACTGTACGAAAGACGCGGCCGTGAGCACGGCCATGACCTCGACGACTGGTTAGCGGCGGAGCGCGAACTGCTGAGCCGGTGA
- a CDS encoding coiled coil domain-containing protein yields the protein MGMQNTYRKAYQDKLEAQIKEWAAKIEVLKSKAEQAEASAKIEYHKQIEAISTKYEAAHTKLRELKEAGEDAWESLKTGAEKAWADLKEAVEHATAKLK from the coding sequence ATGGGCATGCAGAACACCTATCGCAAGGCCTATCAGGACAAACTCGAAGCGCAGATCAAAGAGTGGGCGGCCAAGATCGAGGTGTTGAAATCCAAAGCGGAGCAGGCCGAAGCCTCGGCCAAGATCGAGTACCACAAGCAGATCGAGGCGATATCCACGAAGTATGAGGCGGCGCACACCAAGCTCCGAGAATTGAAGGAAGCCGGCGAGGACGCCTGGGAGTCGCTGAAGACCGGCGCGGAGAAGGCCTGGGCCGATCTCAAGGAGGCGGTCGAACACGCGACGGCAAAGTTGAAGTAA